One genomic region from Terriglobus aquaticus encodes:
- a CDS encoding inorganic diphosphatase, whose product MPNYLELPLGAKAPEVVNAIIEIPYEGKMKYEYDKQLHVFKLDRNLYSPVHYPGDYGFLPSTLGDDGDPLDVLVLVDEPSFPGCLQEVRPIGLMEMIDGGEGDEKILAVGCANPRYFDINSYEQIHPHKLKEIVHFFSTYKDLEGKKVEIQGWRDVKYAREVIEKSVAAYKAKNAK is encoded by the coding sequence ATGCCGAATTATCTGGAGTTGCCGTTGGGCGCAAAGGCGCCTGAGGTCGTGAACGCGATCATTGAAATCCCTTACGAAGGGAAGATGAAGTACGAGTACGACAAGCAGCTCCATGTCTTCAAACTCGATCGCAACCTGTACTCGCCGGTGCACTATCCCGGTGACTACGGCTTTCTGCCGTCCACGCTGGGCGACGACGGCGATCCGCTGGACGTGCTGGTGCTGGTCGACGAACCCAGCTTCCCCGGCTGCCTGCAGGAAGTGCGTCCAATCGGCTTGATGGAGATGATTGACGGCGGCGAGGGCGACGAAAAGATCCTGGCGGTCGGCTGCGCAAACCCGCGCTACTTCGACATCAACAGCTATGAGCAGATTCACCCGCACAAGCTGAAGGAGATCGTTCACTTCTTTTCTACCTACAAGGACTTGGAAGGCAAGAAGGTTGAAATCCAGGGATGGCGCGACGTGAAGTATGCGCGCGAGGTCATCGAAAAGTCCGTCGCTGCATACAAGGCGAAGAACGCGAAGTAG
- the purS gene encoding phosphoribosylformylglycinamidine synthase subunit PurS, with amino-acid sequence MRAHVYVTLKPTVLDAQGQTIANALRRMQHPGVESVRQGKYFVLTLADTLSTDDAKAEVERIASGVLTNPVIEDYTFRIE; translated from the coding sequence ATGCGTGCTCACGTTTACGTCACCCTGAAGCCCACTGTGCTCGACGCACAGGGTCAGACCATCGCCAACGCTCTTCGCCGCATGCAGCACCCGGGCGTCGAATCCGTGCGCCAGGGGAAGTACTTCGTGCTCACGCTGGCCGATACGCTCTCGACCGACGACGCCAAGGCCGAGGTGGAGCGCATCGCCTCTGGCGTTCTGACCAATCCGGTCATTGAGGACTACACCTTCCGCATCGAGTAG
- a CDS encoding alpha-L-fucosidase, whose product MSGRLSRRGLLKSAAAAAAVSRAGSLFGQQPIASGPFQPTWESLKQYRTPEWFRDVKFGIWAHWSAQCVPEHGDWYARKMYMQGDDTYDFHVKNYGHPSEFGFMQLDHLWKVDQWQPEQLMQLYQAAGAKYFFALANHHDNFDNYDSTYHSWNSTRIGPKRDIIGEWRRVAKAHGMRFGVSNHSSHAWHWFQTAYGYDAIGPKANVRYDAYTLTKADGNGKWWQGYDPQELYSGRNLVIPDGINTIAAQRAWHDAHDGKWHEEDPPENPQFAQHWAMRTRDLFDKYEPDLVYFDDEEIPLGQKGLDVTAHFYNSSIARNGSQQGVIFAKKPTPEHAGAFTLDIERSRSTEILAEPWQTDTCIGDWHYDRRIFEQHRYKTPEVVIAMLIDVISKNGNLLLSIPVRGNGAIDEDEHAFLQALASWVPQHGEAIYGTRPYDVYGEGPPEPITKDFSEKTRPHTAEDIRFTRKGDMLYAFVLAWPMDGTVRIKTLRRGGEHALPRPVQRVDLIGATAPLNFQQTGEALVVTVPPDKPNPYAYVLKIQS is encoded by the coding sequence ATGTCAGGACGTTTGTCACGCAGAGGTTTGCTGAAGAGTGCGGCTGCCGCAGCCGCGGTTAGCCGGGCCGGATCCCTGTTTGGGCAGCAGCCAATTGCCTCCGGGCCGTTTCAGCCAACGTGGGAATCGCTGAAGCAGTACCGCACGCCCGAGTGGTTTCGCGACGTCAAATTTGGCATCTGGGCCCACTGGAGCGCGCAGTGCGTTCCCGAGCACGGGGACTGGTACGCCCGCAAAATGTACATGCAGGGTGACGACACCTACGACTTCCACGTGAAGAACTACGGCCACCCGTCGGAGTTCGGCTTCATGCAACTCGATCACCTTTGGAAGGTGGACCAGTGGCAGCCCGAGCAACTGATGCAGCTTTACCAGGCTGCGGGCGCGAAGTACTTCTTTGCGCTGGCCAATCACCACGACAACTTCGACAACTACGACTCGACGTACCACTCGTGGAACTCAACGCGCATCGGGCCCAAGCGCGACATCATTGGCGAGTGGCGGCGCGTGGCGAAGGCGCACGGCATGCGATTCGGTGTCAGTAACCACAGCTCGCACGCGTGGCACTGGTTCCAGACCGCATACGGCTACGACGCCATCGGGCCAAAGGCGAACGTTCGCTATGACGCGTACACGCTGACCAAGGCCGATGGCAACGGCAAATGGTGGCAGGGCTACGACCCGCAGGAGCTGTATAGCGGCCGCAATCTGGTCATTCCCGACGGCATCAACACCATTGCAGCGCAGAGGGCGTGGCACGATGCGCACGACGGCAAGTGGCACGAAGAGGATCCGCCGGAAAACCCACAATTCGCGCAGCACTGGGCCATGCGCACGCGCGATCTGTTCGATAAGTACGAACCGGACCTGGTCTACTTCGACGACGAAGAGATCCCCCTGGGGCAGAAGGGCCTCGATGTAACGGCGCATTTCTACAACAGCTCGATCGCGCGAAATGGGTCGCAGCAGGGCGTGATCTTCGCGAAGAAACCCACGCCCGAGCACGCCGGCGCGTTCACGCTGGATATCGAACGTTCTCGCTCGACCGAGATCCTTGCCGAGCCGTGGCAGACCGACACCTGCATTGGCGACTGGCACTACGACCGCCGCATCTTCGAGCAGCACCGCTACAAAACGCCGGAGGTGGTGATCGCCATGCTGATCGACGTGATCAGCAAGAACGGCAATCTGCTGCTCAGCATCCCGGTCCGCGGCAATGGCGCCATCGACGAAGACGAGCACGCCTTTCTGCAGGCGCTGGCGTCGTGGGTTCCGCAGCATGGCGAAGCGATCTACGGCACACGACCGTACGACGTCTACGGCGAGGGGCCGCCGGAGCCGATCACGAAAGACTTCAGCGAAAAGACGCGGCCGCACACGGCAGAAGACATTCGCTTCACCCGCAAAGGCGACATGCTCTACGCCTTCGTGCTGGCATGGCCCATGGACGGCACAGTTCGCATCAAGACGCTGCGTCGCGGCGGTGAACATGCTCTGCCGCGGCCTGTTCAGCGCGTGGATCTGATCGGCGCAACCGCCCCGCTGAACTTTCAGCAGACCGGGGAAGCGCTGGTCGTGACGGTGCCTCCGGACAAACCGAATCCATATGCATATGTGCTGAAGATCCAGAGCTAA
- a CDS encoding glycoside hydrolase family 19 protein, whose translation MCIAATVGRGGTNSRDDVRTVQLLLQMNSPQASPAMAADGVCGPGTIAAIELYQHGVLGGHDTAGLVTPEAGNDPRQGSTLRALRQGMATGFSAARLQGIYVHAPATTIARFFAPLVAAMSAADINSPLRRSHFLAQVGHESGELRYTEEIASGEAYEGRKDLGNTQPGDGPRFKGRGLIQLTGRANYIAFGKSVAADFTTGDAPRRICDDPALAVQAAIWFWQTHALNTLADKDDVVGITRKINGGTNGLDDRKRLLQRAKWFLESMVPASGTLANMQAAEVDEWDIWTVDVVF comes from the coding sequence ATGTGCATCGCGGCAACGGTGGGGCGAGGCGGCACCAACAGCCGGGACGATGTGCGGACCGTCCAGCTCCTCTTGCAGATGAACTCGCCCCAAGCATCGCCTGCGATGGCCGCGGACGGCGTGTGCGGCCCGGGCACGATTGCTGCGATCGAGCTCTACCAGCACGGTGTACTGGGCGGTCACGACACAGCGGGCCTCGTCACCCCCGAAGCGGGGAACGACCCACGGCAGGGCTCGACCCTGCGCGCGCTGCGGCAGGGCATGGCCACAGGTTTTTCAGCCGCACGGCTGCAGGGCATATATGTCCACGCGCCGGCCACGACCATTGCGCGGTTCTTCGCTCCGCTGGTCGCGGCCATGAGCGCGGCGGACATCAACAGTCCGCTGCGCCGCAGCCACTTCCTGGCACAGGTTGGCCACGAGAGTGGAGAGCTGCGCTACACGGAAGAGATTGCCAGCGGCGAAGCTTACGAAGGCCGCAAAGATCTGGGCAACACGCAGCCAGGGGACGGCCCGCGCTTCAAGGGCCGCGGCTTGATCCAACTCACCGGCCGGGCAAACTACATCGCCTTCGGCAAGTCGGTTGCCGCGGACTTCACCACCGGCGATGCGCCGCGCCGCATCTGCGACGATCCCGCGCTTGCCGTACAGGCCGCTATCTGGTTCTGGCAGACGCATGCGCTGAACACACTGGCCGACAAGGACGATGTTGTCGGCATCACGCGCAAGATCAACGGCGGCACCAACGGCCTCGACGACCGCAAGCGCCTGTTGCAGCGCGCCAAGTGGTTCCTGGAATCGATGGTGCCGGCCTCTGGCACGCTCGCGAACATGCAGGCGGCCGAAGTGGACGAGTGGGATATCTGGACGGTAGACGTGGTCTTCTAA
- a CDS encoding APC family permease, with the protein MPLLAATYFMVSGGPYGLEDIIGDAGYGRALLILLLLPFVWSLPTSLMLGELSAAIPVEGGFYAWVRRAIGPFWGFQEAWLSLASSIFDMAIYPTTFVLYLGHLAPALTAGHRGLFIKLAVVALATLWNLRGAASVGHGSVWMWVVALSPFLILVGLGGWMGLHAGHAAMGPPARLALGPAILVAMWNYMGFDNASTIANEVHEPQRTYPRAMLLAALMIMLTYLLPIGAVAWAGIAPDRFSTGAWVDAARLLGGPALAVAVVLAGSLDSMGTFNALTLSYTRLPYAMACDGLLPRVFTLRNKRDVPWVALLACSVGWALAFGLTFERLITIDLLLWGLSLVLEFAALVRLRVTEPDLPRPFRIPGPLAVPILLGVGPTALIAFALWTARDERAAGMPAALFAMLIALAGLPVYALLRRRKTA; encoded by the coding sequence ATGCCCCTGTTGGCCGCCACGTACTTCATGGTCTCCGGTGGACCGTACGGCCTGGAGGACATCATCGGCGATGCCGGCTACGGCCGCGCCCTCCTCATCCTTCTGCTGTTGCCGTTTGTGTGGAGCCTCCCCACGTCGCTGATGCTGGGCGAACTGTCCGCGGCGATTCCGGTTGAGGGTGGCTTTTACGCCTGGGTGCGTCGCGCCATCGGGCCGTTCTGGGGTTTTCAGGAGGCCTGGCTTTCGCTGGCGTCTTCCATCTTTGACATGGCGATCTACCCGACCACGTTTGTGCTCTACCTGGGGCACCTGGCGCCCGCGCTAACTGCAGGGCATCGTGGCCTCTTCATCAAGCTTGCGGTCGTGGCGCTGGCCACGTTGTGGAACCTGCGCGGCGCTGCGTCCGTGGGGCATGGTTCGGTGTGGATGTGGGTGGTCGCGCTTTCACCGTTTCTGATCCTGGTAGGCCTGGGTGGGTGGATGGGGCTCCACGCCGGGCACGCCGCGATGGGTCCGCCGGCGCGTCTGGCGCTGGGCCCGGCCATCCTGGTGGCCATGTGGAACTACATGGGCTTCGACAACGCCAGCACCATTGCGAATGAAGTGCACGAACCGCAGCGCACCTACCCCCGCGCCATGCTGCTGGCCGCGCTGATGATCATGCTGACGTACCTGCTGCCGATTGGTGCCGTGGCGTGGGCGGGCATCGCGCCCGATCGCTTCTCCACCGGCGCATGGGTCGACGCGGCGCGCCTGCTGGGCGGGCCCGCGCTGGCCGTCGCCGTTGTGCTCGCAGGATCACTGGACAGCATGGGCACATTCAACGCGCTCACGCTCAGCTACACGCGCCTGCCGTACGCGATGGCGTGCGACGGACTGTTGCCGCGCGTGTTCACGCTGCGCAACAAGCGCGACGTGCCGTGGGTGGCCCTGCTGGCGTGCTCAGTGGGATGGGCGCTTGCGTTTGGACTCACGTTTGAGCGTCTTATCACCATCGACCTGCTGCTGTGGGGTTTGTCGCTGGTGCTGGAGTTCGCTGCGCTGGTTCGCCTGCGCGTGACGGAGCCAGACCTGCCCCGCCCCTTCCGCATCCCCGGACCCCTTGCGGTGCCGATCCTGCTGGGGGTTGGTCCAACTGCGCTGATTGCCTTTGCCTTGTGGACAGCGAGGGATGAACGCGCGGCAGGCATGCCGGCCGCGCTGTTTGCAATGCTGATCGCCTTGGCAGGCCTACCAGTGTATGCCCTGTTGCGGCGCCGCAAAACCGCATAG
- a CDS encoding TonB-dependent receptor has product MSFAAAEAQTVTGTVTGTVLDPSGAAVPGATVTVVNVTTGVRTPATSNDAGVYSVRFLPIGAYRVEVEATGFAPLTVPQFQLEIGQVAKIDAHVTVNASTTVDVTAATQPILDTSDGTIGLSLSEQQIATIPLNGRNFSSVTLFQPGAVNTDPGGLTGGNALERNTYNNGIVAVNGNRAQANNYTLDGIDQNEGQNNLIGYNPSPDALAEVRVITANAPASYGNVNGGDIVSILKSGTNQFHGSAFAYLESDKLNANSWANKNHPNPADIQPINPFTQTQFGGTFGGPIKRDKLFFFVDYQGNRRHQGGTGTASVFTQAMRNGDFSAVPKQLYDTQNNFAPYVNNQVPIVSPVARYLFAHPELYPLPNATPVDGLVQNNFVGPTRTFLASNQGDVKIEWDPRAEDKITGFYAQSDAYDGNVAVLALSFPSQNSFPTKMFGTSWVHTFSPTIVNEARVGFLRVRWDQGVPTDPTGVFGLTGNKVVGIPFGTQQYVGFSNQGIGDNFSSIGSPGAPQILRDNTFSYYDNLTIQHGRHTFSVGVQAIRYQQNYALSGAQGSTGQFNYNGIFTGPNGTDTGYSGADFVLDRANQDSIAIPGGSGLVGNRQWRTAGFFQDDWKATDKLTLNFGVRYEYDQRWNEVNNKTANVLLDGPNMGKVEYAGSVPNGAPAGSLVCDNISCYQPTTDQIQPRFGFAYQAKQRLVFRGGYGTTSFFEGDANNQRLTYQSPFLVYSQPNAATPTAADPAANIAYSPGAPIHAANGFSINGINTGGASFGAWPQHIRPAYLHEFNLTTEYELNNKLSLAVSYVGETGQHLADYRNANELTSAQIQLLAQNGGTVTAATTTPFAGLVGQGSKLLVTESNAMMNYNGGQATLRDRGEYGFTYTLNYTYSRAMTNSAGNYGAANTQVHNGAWQDAYNSRADYGPSATDVRHNFTALVLYEVPFGRGKQFGNSTNRLVDLALGGWAVSSSATIYSGFPITIYSPDNSNANSYGQQRANQYRKLRVVNRTVQNWFGTDPSATPCTGSFNGTCAYGPELPNSFGTAAVGSERTPGYRQVDFSAFKDFHITERQALGFRADAFNALNIASYGNPDNTVTDTNFGQITNTRSLPRIIQLQLHYTF; this is encoded by the coding sequence ATGTCGTTTGCGGCAGCGGAAGCGCAAACGGTTACCGGTACGGTCACGGGTACGGTTCTTGACCCGAGTGGTGCCGCGGTACCCGGCGCGACCGTAACGGTAGTGAACGTCACGACCGGCGTCCGAACTCCGGCCACCAGTAACGATGCTGGTGTGTACTCGGTCCGCTTTCTCCCCATCGGCGCCTATCGCGTGGAGGTCGAGGCCACCGGCTTCGCTCCGCTGACCGTGCCGCAGTTCCAGCTTGAAATCGGTCAAGTCGCCAAGATCGACGCGCACGTGACCGTGAACGCAAGCACCACGGTAGATGTCACCGCGGCGACGCAGCCCATCCTGGACACCTCCGACGGCACCATCGGCCTGTCGCTGTCCGAACAGCAGATCGCCACCATTCCGCTCAACGGTCGCAACTTTTCCTCCGTCACTCTCTTCCAGCCCGGCGCGGTCAACACCGATCCTGGCGGCCTGACCGGCGGCAACGCGCTGGAGCGCAACACGTACAACAACGGCATCGTCGCCGTAAACGGCAACCGCGCCCAAGCAAACAACTACACGCTCGACGGCATCGATCAGAACGAAGGTCAGAACAACCTGATCGGCTACAACCCGTCGCCCGATGCGCTTGCCGAAGTGCGCGTGATCACGGCCAATGCGCCCGCCAGCTATGGCAACGTCAACGGCGGCGACATCGTCAGCATCTTGAAGAGCGGCACCAACCAGTTCCACGGCTCGGCCTTTGCCTACCTGGAAAGCGACAAGCTGAACGCCAACTCCTGGGCCAACAAGAATCACCCGAACCCGGCGGACATCCAGCCCATCAATCCGTTCACGCAGACACAGTTCGGTGGCACCTTTGGTGGCCCGATCAAGCGCGACAAGCTGTTCTTCTTCGTGGACTACCAAGGCAATCGCCGCCACCAGGGCGGTACCGGCACCGCCAGCGTCTTCACGCAGGCGATGCGCAACGGCGACTTCTCCGCCGTGCCCAAGCAGCTCTACGACACGCAGAACAACTTCGCTCCCTACGTCAACAATCAGGTGCCGATCGTCAGCCCAGTGGCCCGCTACTTGTTTGCCCATCCTGAGCTGTACCCGCTGCCCAACGCCACCCCGGTCGACGGCTTGGTGCAGAACAATTTCGTAGGACCGACCCGGACCTTTCTCGCAAGCAATCAGGGCGACGTGAAGATCGAGTGGGATCCCCGCGCGGAAGATAAAATCACAGGCTTCTACGCGCAGTCTGACGCGTATGACGGCAACGTCGCCGTGCTCGCGCTCAGCTTCCCCTCACAGAACTCGTTTCCCACGAAGATGTTTGGCACCTCCTGGGTCCACACCTTCTCGCCAACCATCGTGAACGAAGCCCGGGTCGGCTTCCTGCGCGTGCGTTGGGATCAGGGTGTACCCACCGACCCCACCGGCGTCTTTGGCCTCACAGGAAACAAGGTCGTCGGCATCCCGTTCGGAACCCAGCAGTACGTGGGCTTCTCCAACCAGGGCATCGGCGACAACTTCAGCTCTATCGGCTCGCCAGGCGCGCCGCAGATCCTGCGCGACAACACCTTCTCGTACTACGACAACCTGACCATCCAACACGGTCGCCACACCTTCAGCGTGGGCGTACAGGCGATCCGTTATCAGCAGAACTATGCTCTGTCTGGCGCACAGGGTTCCACAGGACAGTTCAATTACAACGGCATTTTCACCGGCCCGAACGGCACCGACACTGGCTACAGCGGTGCTGATTTCGTTCTGGATCGCGCTAACCAGGACAGCATCGCCATCCCTGGCGGCAGCGGCCTGGTCGGCAACCGGCAGTGGCGGACCGCAGGTTTCTTCCAGGATGACTGGAAAGCCACGGACAAGTTGACCCTGAACTTCGGCGTCCGCTACGAGTACGACCAGCGCTGGAACGAGGTCAACAACAAGACCGCCAACGTTCTGCTGGACGGTCCCAACATGGGCAAGGTGGAGTATGCCGGTTCCGTTCCGAACGGAGCTCCGGCGGGCTCGCTCGTGTGCGACAACATCTCGTGCTACCAGCCCACGACGGACCAGATTCAGCCGCGCTTCGGTTTTGCTTATCAAGCCAAGCAGCGCCTTGTCTTCCGCGGCGGCTACGGCACTACCAGCTTCTTCGAAGGCGATGCCAACAACCAGCGCCTCACGTACCAGAGCCCGTTTCTGGTGTACTCGCAGCCAAATGCAGCGACGCCCACCGCTGCAGATCCGGCCGCGAACATCGCGTACAGCCCCGGTGCTCCCATCCACGCCGCCAATGGCTTCAGCATCAACGGCATCAACACCGGCGGTGCCAGCTTCGGTGCGTGGCCGCAGCACATTCGTCCTGCGTATCTGCACGAGTTCAATCTGACGACCGAGTACGAGCTCAACAACAAGCTCTCGCTCGCCGTGAGTTACGTTGGCGAAACCGGTCAGCACCTTGCGGACTACCGCAACGCGAACGAATTGACTTCAGCGCAGATTCAGTTGCTTGCCCAGAACGGCGGAACTGTCACAGCGGCAACGACCACTCCGTTCGCAGGGCTCGTTGGGCAGGGCTCCAAGCTGCTGGTCACCGAATCGAACGCCATGATGAACTACAACGGCGGCCAAGCAACACTGCGCGACCGCGGCGAGTACGGCTTCACCTACACGCTCAACTACACGTACAGCCGTGCTATGACCAATAGCGCCGGAAACTATGGTGCTGCCAACACCCAGGTGCACAACGGTGCGTGGCAGGATGCGTATAACAGCCGCGCCGACTACGGCCCGTCAGCAACGGACGTGCGCCACAACTTCACGGCACTGGTCCTGTATGAGGTTCCGTTCGGGCGCGGCAAGCAGTTCGGTAACTCGACCAATCGCCTTGTCGACCTTGCGTTGGGCGGATGGGCCGTGTCCTCTTCGGCGACGATCTACTCGGGTTTCCCGATCACGATCTACTCGCCCGATAACAGTAATGCCAACAGCTACGGCCAGCAGCGGGCGAACCAGTACCGCAAGCTGCGGGTTGTCAACCGTACTGTGCAGAACTGGTTCGGTACAGACCCGTCCGCTACACCATGCACTGGCTCCTTCAATGGCACCTGCGCGTATGGTCCGGAGCTTCCAAACAGCTTCGGTACCGCTGCTGTGGGATCGGAGCGTACGCCCGGCTATCGCCAGGTAGACTTCTCCGCATTCAAGGACTTCCACATCACCGAGCGGCAGGCCTTGGGCTTCCGTGCGGACGCCTTCAACGCGTTGAACATCGCCAGCTATGGCAATCCCGACAATACGGTGACGGACACTAACTTCGGCCAGATCACCAACACGCGCAGTCTGCCGCGCATCATTCAACTTCAACTGCATTACACGTTCTAA
- a CDS encoding glycoside hydrolase family 13 protein has translation MSWSLHLRTAVAAALLTCPALLPAQQLINGYEPKWWKEAVVYQVYPRSFKDNNGDGIGDLPGITSKLDYLQKLGVNVIWLSPHFDSPNADNGYDIRDYEKVMTEFGTMADFDSLLAGVKQRKMRLIIDLVVNHTSDENKWFVESRSSKTNPYRDFYIWRPGHTLPDGTRTPPNNYPSYFSGSAWTLDPKTNEYYLHYFAAKQPDLNWANPKVRHEVYDIMRFWLDKGISGFRMDVIPLISKPTGMPDLTAEQLKAPPNAYANGPHLAEYLQEMNREVLSKYDDMSVGEATGTTLAQTNALVDDRRHELNMIFNFDAIKLGRGDFGPSSLGAWSLPDLKAIYDAHATVLTKHDWDTVFLSNHDNPRVVSTFGDDSTDALRTASAKLLETMILTLRGTPFLYEGDELGMTNYPFKKLSDYDDIAIKNAYKAEVETGKISAEAFLASQAKTTRDNARTPMQWDSSPEGGFTTGNHPWLAVNPNYKTINAAAEDSDPNSVLNYVRALLKLRSGTKAFVYGDYHDLDPKDAHVYAYTRELGPEKYLVVENFTSSPVTYTLPGGVKASTLLLSDYANSKEANTSTLRLAPWESRIYKQ, from the coding sequence ATGTCCTGGAGCCTGCACCTGCGCACCGCCGTCGCGGCCGCCCTGCTTACCTGCCCTGCCTTGCTTCCTGCCCAGCAGTTGATTAACGGCTACGAGCCCAAATGGTGGAAGGAAGCGGTGGTGTACCAGGTGTATCCGCGCTCGTTTAAAGACAACAACGGTGACGGCATTGGCGATCTGCCGGGCATCACGTCCAAGCTGGACTACCTGCAAAAGCTGGGCGTGAATGTGATCTGGTTGAGCCCGCATTTCGACTCTCCCAATGCCGATAACGGATACGACATTCGTGATTATGAAAAGGTGATGACGGAGTTCGGCACCATGGCCGACTTCGACAGCCTGCTGGCCGGCGTGAAGCAGCGCAAGATGCGCCTGATTATCGACCTGGTGGTCAACCACACCTCCGACGAGAACAAGTGGTTCGTCGAGTCGCGCAGCAGCAAGACGAATCCCTATCGCGACTTCTACATCTGGCGGCCGGGCCATACGCTGCCTGACGGCACACGCACGCCGCCCAACAACTACCCGTCGTACTTCAGTGGATCAGCGTGGACGCTGGATCCGAAGACGAACGAGTACTACCTGCATTACTTTGCGGCCAAGCAGCCGGACCTGAACTGGGCCAATCCCAAGGTGCGCCACGAGGTGTACGACATCATGCGGTTCTGGCTGGACAAGGGCATTTCCGGCTTTCGCATGGACGTGATCCCGCTCATCTCAAAGCCGACCGGCATGCCTGACCTGACGGCGGAGCAACTGAAAGCTCCACCGAATGCGTATGCCAATGGACCGCACCTGGCCGAGTACTTGCAGGAGATGAACCGCGAGGTGCTTTCGAAGTACGACGATATGTCTGTGGGCGAGGCGACCGGAACCACGCTGGCGCAGACGAACGCGCTGGTGGATGACCGTCGCCATGAGCTGAACATGATCTTCAACTTCGACGCGATCAAGCTGGGCCGCGGCGACTTCGGCCCGAGTTCCCTGGGCGCGTGGTCCTTGCCCGACCTGAAGGCCATCTATGACGCTCACGCAACGGTGCTGACCAAGCACGATTGGGATACAGTCTTTCTTTCCAACCACGACAACCCGCGCGTCGTTTCCACGTTCGGCGACGACTCGACGGACGCTCTGCGCACTGCGTCGGCCAAGCTGCTGGAGACGATGATCCTAACGCTGCGCGGCACGCCGTTCCTGTACGAAGGCGACGAGCTGGGGATGACGAACTACCCTTTCAAGAAGCTGTCCGACTACGACGACATCGCCATCAAAAACGCGTACAAAGCCGAGGTAGAGACCGGCAAGATTTCGGCGGAGGCGTTCCTGGCCTCGCAGGCGAAGACTACGCGCGACAACGCACGTACGCCCATGCAGTGGGACAGCTCGCCGGAGGGTGGGTTCACCACCGGCAACCACCCGTGGCTTGCCGTGAACCCGAACTACAAGACGATCAATGCGGCGGCCGAAGATAGCGATCCCAACTCGGTGCTGAACTATGTGCGGGCTTTGCTGAAGCTGCGCAGCGGCACGAAGGCCTTTGTGTACGGCGATTACCACGACCTGGATCCGAAGGACGCGCACGTGTACGCCTACACGCGCGAACTGGGCCCGGAGAAGTACCTGGTCGTCGAGAACTTCACGTCCAGCCCCGTGACCTACACGCTGCCGGGCGGCGTGAAAGCCTCTACGTTGCTGCTCTCGGATTACGCGAACAGCAAGGAGGCGAACACGTCAACGCTGCGGCTTGCGCCGTGGGAGAGCCGGATTTATAAGCAGTAG